A single region of the Pyxidicoccus trucidator genome encodes:
- a CDS encoding TIGR02996 domain-containing protein, translating to MAESVLNGPLARALAAFEQREEEEALLRLLEVWRESRSERIAALVERVSDRLIAGMPRLPCQPFSPAMQQQRPIDLPRMLDGLLETAKQGLVEPLCRQLEGFRKWPADPRLTPALAAIARLNVTYHRQVLQDLCGLFMYLRDSRSLEALRRLGARQGAEDRHGGQFEGVIELITLQELPPLDAETRALVDALEEAIGARAEAEARSAPVREALLARVYAHPEDDSARLVLADHLLEQGDPLGDFIMLQCASQPDEARVRALLGKYAVPWQAPLGPLIAPSQTRFERGFPVAVQMAVERRQPLPPPGPAWGTVEAIDWNWSGPPEGAAWLADPHLHAVTQLSRTRAAIGRRLGAHALRLRSLELQGRLTVEAPEIFTALAALPHLTRVDLPDADPRDVSLCANSPLARRLERFTASVLGAWTLAATPSEEVTVAVTLLSSERFGQLAAVIRDAVGFGTRGLRLHSPHPLDSQALAMLEGAAAAYAHVEWV from the coding sequence ATGGCGGAGAGTGTCCTGAACGGTCCCCTGGCGCGCGCGCTCGCGGCCTTCGAGCAACGCGAAGAGGAGGAGGCATTGCTGCGCCTGCTGGAGGTCTGGCGGGAGTCGCGCTCGGAGCGCATCGCCGCGCTCGTGGAGAGGGTGTCGGACCGGCTCATCGCCGGGATGCCACGGCTCCCATGCCAGCCCTTCTCTCCCGCCATGCAGCAGCAGCGGCCCATCGACCTGCCGCGGATGCTCGATGGGCTTCTGGAGACGGCGAAACAAGGGCTCGTGGAGCCGTTGTGCCGCCAGCTCGAGGGCTTCCGCAAGTGGCCCGCGGACCCCCGGCTCACGCCCGCGCTGGCGGCCATTGCACGGCTCAACGTCACGTATCACCGTCAGGTCCTCCAGGACCTCTGCGGGCTCTTCATGTACCTGAGGGATTCGCGCTCCCTCGAGGCCCTCCGGCGTCTGGGTGCACGCCAGGGCGCGGAGGACCGGCACGGCGGGCAGTTCGAGGGCGTCATCGAGCTCATCACCCTGCAGGAGCTTCCGCCGCTGGACGCGGAGACACGGGCCCTGGTCGACGCGCTGGAGGAGGCCATTGGCGCGCGGGCCGAAGCCGAGGCGCGGAGCGCTCCTGTCCGCGAGGCGCTCCTGGCGCGCGTCTATGCCCATCCGGAGGACGACAGCGCGCGGCTCGTGCTGGCGGACCACCTGCTGGAGCAGGGCGACCCGCTGGGGGACTTCATCATGCTCCAGTGCGCGTCCCAGCCCGACGAGGCCCGGGTCCGCGCGCTGCTGGGAAAGTACGCGGTGCCGTGGCAGGCCCCGTTGGGGCCGCTCATCGCCCCGTCGCAGACCCGCTTCGAGCGCGGCTTCCCCGTCGCGGTCCAGATGGCCGTCGAGCGCCGGCAGCCGCTGCCTCCTCCCGGGCCGGCCTGGGGCACGGTGGAGGCCATCGATTGGAACTGGTCGGGTCCACCGGAAGGCGCGGCCTGGCTCGCGGACCCGCACCTGCATGCCGTGACGCAGTTGAGCCGGACGCGGGCCGCCATTGGCCGGCGGCTGGGCGCGCATGCACTGCGGTTGCGGAGCCTGGAGCTGCAGGGGAGGCTCACCGTCGAGGCGCCGGAGATATTCACCGCGCTGGCCGCGCTGCCCCACCTGACCCGGGTGGACCTTCCCGACGCGGACCCTCGCGACGTGAGCCTGTGCGCCAATTCACCCCTGGCCCGAAGGCTGGAGCGCTTCACTGCCTCGGTGCTCGGCGCCTGGACCCTGGCTGCGACACCCTCGGAAGAGGTGACGGTGGCGGTGACGCTGCTGAGCAGTGAGCGCTTCGGGCAGCTCGCCGCGGTCATCCGCGACGCGGTGGGCTTCGGCACCCGGGGCCTGCGCCTGCACTCCCCGCACCCGCTCGACAGTCAGGCGCTCGCAATGCTGGAAGGCGCGGCAGCCGCCTACGCGCATGTCGAGTGGGTGTGA
- a CDS encoding metallophosphoesterase, translating to MRTLFIGDVHGCVEELEALLAECGWQPGDRVVLVGDLVAKGPDSAGVVRRARERGFLAVRGNHDAHVLRWHAGRGPKGKKLKPEHQHVLDTLCAEDWAWLEAQPLYRRFPELNVVAVHGGLVPGVPLEHQKEDELLNLRSITAEGTPSKRVDGGEPWGSHWKGPELVIFGHDAMRGIQRHPHALGLDSGCVYGGRLSAYVLPEGRLVSVLAKRAYVDVDSSG from the coding sequence ATGCGAACGCTCTTCATCGGGGACGTACACGGGTGCGTGGAGGAGCTGGAAGCCCTGCTCGCCGAGTGCGGCTGGCAGCCGGGCGACCGCGTGGTGCTGGTGGGCGACCTGGTGGCGAAGGGGCCGGACTCGGCGGGCGTGGTGCGCCGGGCCCGCGAGCGCGGCTTCCTCGCGGTGCGGGGCAACCATGACGCGCACGTGCTGCGCTGGCACGCGGGCCGGGGGCCCAAGGGCAAGAAGCTCAAGCCCGAGCACCAGCACGTGCTGGACACGCTGTGCGCCGAGGACTGGGCGTGGCTGGAGGCCCAGCCGCTCTACCGGCGCTTCCCGGAGCTGAACGTGGTGGCCGTGCACGGCGGGCTGGTGCCGGGCGTGCCGCTGGAACATCAGAAGGAAGACGAGCTGCTCAACCTGCGCAGCATCACCGCGGAAGGCACGCCCTCCAAGCGCGTGGACGGCGGTGAGCCGTGGGGCAGCCACTGGAAGGGGCCGGAGCTGGTCATCTTCGGCCATGACGCCATGCGCGGGATTCAGCGGCACCCGCATGCGCTGGGCCTGGACTCGGGCTGCGTGTACGGCGGCCGGCTGTCGGCGTACGTGCTGCCGGAGGGCCGCCTCGTGTCGGTGCTGGCGAAGCGCGCCTACGTGGACGTCGACTCCTCGGGGTGA
- a CDS encoding universal stress protein yields MSIVCATNFSDAALRASTLAAELARKTGEPLRLVHVLNADSARAFGRALTDAAQAALADEVKRLTKLGAKVEPALLTGEPATVLDAYVREQRASLVVTAAPTYEAPFLGVGGMVDRLAQMLGVPLLAVREGASLEAWARGERPLKVMLGVDRSLPFEAAREWVRTLRRWGAVEAVGARVYWAEEEYQRLGLARPPAFGEITDELKQALEKETAALMAPLASAEGQGARIHVEAGVGRIADNLVDLAAREKVDLLVVGSHHRRALGRLWSVSHHALRLASMSVACVPAQATAAPADVALPAFREVLVATDFSETGNRAVAHACALTPPEGTVHLVHVAEGSLSAAEEAGLRTRLLALVPKAAESGGRRVQVEVLAQGGKDVVTTLVQASERLGVDAIVMGTHGRSGLKRAVLGSVTQALLLRTDRPVLVVRPPQA; encoded by the coding sequence ATGTCGATTGTCTGCGCCACGAACTTCTCTGATGCCGCGCTGCGCGCGTCCACCCTGGCCGCGGAGCTCGCCCGGAAGACAGGGGAGCCGCTGCGCCTGGTGCACGTGCTGAACGCGGACTCCGCGCGGGCCTTCGGGCGGGCGCTGACGGACGCCGCCCAGGCCGCCCTGGCCGACGAGGTGAAGCGCCTGACGAAGCTGGGCGCGAAGGTGGAGCCCGCGCTGCTCACGGGGGAGCCCGCGACAGTCCTGGACGCCTATGTCCGGGAGCAGCGGGCCTCGCTGGTGGTGACGGCCGCGCCGACGTACGAGGCGCCCTTCCTGGGCGTGGGTGGGATGGTGGACCGGCTGGCGCAGATGCTGGGAGTGCCGCTGCTGGCGGTGCGCGAGGGGGCGTCGCTGGAGGCGTGGGCCCGGGGGGAGCGGCCGCTGAAGGTGATGCTGGGCGTGGACCGCTCGCTGCCCTTCGAGGCGGCGCGCGAGTGGGTGCGCACGCTGCGCCGCTGGGGTGCGGTGGAGGCGGTGGGCGCGCGCGTGTACTGGGCGGAGGAGGAGTACCAGCGGCTGGGGCTGGCGCGGCCACCGGCCTTCGGAGAAATCACCGATGAGCTGAAGCAGGCGCTGGAGAAGGAGACGGCCGCGCTGATGGCACCGCTGGCGTCCGCGGAGGGGCAGGGGGCTCGCATCCACGTGGAGGCGGGCGTGGGCCGCATCGCCGACAACCTGGTGGACCTGGCCGCGCGGGAGAAGGTGGACCTGCTGGTGGTGGGTTCGCACCACCGCCGCGCCCTGGGCCGCCTCTGGAGCGTGTCGCACCACGCGCTGCGGCTGGCGAGCATGTCCGTGGCGTGCGTGCCGGCCCAGGCGACAGCTGCCCCGGCGGACGTGGCACTGCCAGCGTTCCGCGAGGTGCTGGTGGCCACGGACTTCTCGGAGACGGGCAACCGCGCGGTGGCCCACGCCTGCGCGCTGACGCCCCCGGAGGGCACGGTGCACCTCGTCCACGTGGCGGAGGGCAGCCTCTCGGCGGCGGAGGAGGCCGGGCTGCGCACGCGGTTGCTGGCCCTGGTGCCGAAGGCGGCGGAGTCCGGCGGGAGGCGCGTCCAGGTGGAGGTGCTCGCGCAAGGCGGCAAGGACGTGGTGACGACGCTGGTGCAGGCGTCGGAGCGGCTTGGCGTGGATGCCATCGTCATGGGGACGCACGGGCGCTCGGGGCTGAAGCGCGCGGTGCTCGGCTCGGTGACGCAGGCCCTGTTGCTTCGCACGGACCGGCCCGTGCTGGTGGTCCGGCCGCCCCAGGCGTGA
- a CDS encoding thioredoxin family protein: MFRCATCGAFNRVREPRPQGTPECGRCHGVLEVSGAPQEVDGEALDRAILGSPVPVLLDLWAPWCAPCRTAAPILDAVGRAQAGRLLVLKLNTDQHPEASSRLRVQGIPTFVVFAGGREVARRSGVLPRAELERWVMNSLAQGGAGATA; encoded by the coding sequence ATGTTCCGCTGTGCCACGTGTGGAGCGTTCAACCGCGTGCGAGAGCCGCGCCCCCAGGGCACCCCCGAGTGCGGCCGGTGCCACGGAGTGCTGGAGGTCTCCGGGGCGCCGCAGGAGGTGGATGGCGAGGCGCTGGACCGGGCCATCCTCGGCTCGCCGGTGCCGGTGCTGCTGGACTTGTGGGCGCCCTGGTGCGCGCCGTGCCGGACGGCGGCACCCATCCTGGACGCGGTGGGCCGGGCGCAGGCGGGACGGCTGCTCGTGCTGAAGCTGAACACGGACCAGCACCCGGAGGCTTCCAGCCGGCTGCGGGTGCAGGGCATCCCCACCTTCGTGGTGTTCGCGGGCGGACGCGAGGTGGCGCGGCGCAGCGGCGTCCTGCCCCGCGCGGAGCTGGAGCGGTGGGTGATGAACTCCCTGGCCCAGGGAGGCGCGGGCGCCACCGCGTGA
- a CDS encoding PQQ-binding-like beta-propeller repeat protein, producing MLRKPLLSLLLLLGAPVFLAACSDSDEQKPDPAVLIIDRPSLDFGELEVGQSSPEYLFTVRNASAYAVESVSVVVEGSGFSIATNTCERFLDAGLECEVRVKFTPRLAGPNEARLKVQGAPDVDEAVLTGMAVAWVDVQDLPGGGARVVAEAGEADEWSCGQPCRMAVRKPQLTLRAAPTGFPTWGGDCTVAAGGGCSLVMDGTKVVSLQEIASAIRWEVRREAHPRSVAVATDGDILVQEVGQLLRFSSTGQVRWSVPLSGGGQMAVDGQGHIYVADFYGQVTRYDANGQAQWVSSRPGESSSWNGLAVSASGHVYVLVSLGQSETSRQFKLIALSPEGGERWSVLFDEGHFNYSYGMGVDARGEVFVSGGAYNRTATPGERVFVKNYYRKYSAEGALRWETPESWGNFAVNAEGATSVVSYNPQSPGGFSQWWIGASGTLQWNSTVPSSPGVIALQTFSSSGALLIGGHETSAGSTENGRGWFAAMNLTTRALGQAVYVEAPTGGPVRISGLTLTPTGNIAVIGGFGSLSGQGEGYLRMYDSRVLTTNPGAR from the coding sequence ATGCTTCGCAAGCCTTTGCTCTCCCTGTTGCTGCTGCTCGGCGCGCCTGTCTTTCTCGCCGCGTGCTCCGACTCCGACGAACAGAAGCCGGACCCGGCCGTGCTCATCATCGACCGGCCGTCGCTCGACTTCGGTGAGCTGGAGGTGGGCCAGTCTTCGCCCGAGTACCTCTTCACCGTGCGCAATGCCTCCGCGTATGCCGTGGAGTCGGTCTCCGTCGTGGTGGAGGGCAGCGGGTTCTCCATCGCCACCAACACCTGCGAGCGCTTCCTGGACGCGGGCCTGGAGTGCGAGGTGCGGGTGAAGTTCACGCCCCGGCTGGCGGGGCCGAACGAGGCTCGCCTCAAGGTGCAGGGCGCGCCCGACGTGGACGAGGCGGTCCTCACGGGAATGGCCGTGGCCTGGGTGGACGTGCAGGACCTGCCCGGCGGCGGGGCGCGCGTGGTGGCCGAGGCGGGCGAGGCGGACGAGTGGTCCTGCGGCCAGCCGTGCAGGATGGCCGTCCGCAAGCCGCAGCTGACCCTCCGGGCCGCGCCGACGGGGTTCCCCACCTGGGGTGGGGACTGCACCGTGGCGGCGGGCGGCGGCTGCTCGCTCGTCATGGACGGGACGAAGGTCGTCTCCCTCCAGGAGATTGCCTCCGCCATCCGGTGGGAGGTGCGGCGGGAGGCCCATCCGCGGAGCGTGGCGGTCGCGACCGACGGTGACATCCTCGTCCAGGAGGTCGGACAGCTGCTGAGGTTCAGCAGCACCGGACAGGTGCGCTGGTCGGTTCCCCTGAGCGGCGGGGGGCAGATGGCCGTGGACGGCCAGGGCCACATCTACGTGGCGGACTTCTACGGGCAGGTGACCCGGTACGACGCGAACGGGCAGGCGCAGTGGGTCTCTTCACGGCCTGGCGAGAGTTCCAGCTGGAATGGCCTCGCGGTGAGCGCCAGCGGGCATGTCTACGTGCTGGTGAGCCTGGGCCAGTCCGAGACTTCGCGTCAGTTCAAGCTCATCGCCCTCTCGCCGGAGGGCGGCGAGCGCTGGAGCGTGCTCTTCGATGAGGGCCACTTCAACTACTCCTACGGGATGGGGGTGGACGCCCGGGGTGAGGTCTTTGTGTCCGGCGGCGCGTACAACCGGACCGCGACACCGGGGGAGAGGGTGTTCGTGAAGAACTACTACCGGAAGTACAGCGCCGAGGGCGCCCTTCGGTGGGAGACGCCGGAGTCCTGGGGCAACTTCGCCGTCAACGCGGAGGGCGCGACGAGCGTCGTGTCCTACAACCCCCAGTCCCCTGGAGGCTTCTCCCAGTGGTGGATTGGCGCGAGTGGGACGCTCCAGTGGAACTCGACGGTGCCGAGCTCGCCGGGCGTCATCGCCCTGCAGACCTTCTCGTCCTCGGGCGCGCTGCTCATCGGCGGGCACGAGACGTCCGCCGGCAGCACGGAGAATGGCAGGGGCTGGTTCGCGGCGATGAACCTCACGACTCGCGCTTTGGGTCAGGCGGTCTACGTCGAGGCGCCCACGGGGGGCCCTGTCCGTATCAGTGGTCTCACGCTCACCCCGACGGGAAATATCGCGGTGATTGGCGGCTTCGGCTCCCTCTCGGGCCAGGGCGAGGGCTACCTCCGGATGTACGATTCGCGCGTGCTGACGACGAACCCGGGCGCGCGGTAG
- a CDS encoding nicotinate phosphoribosyltransferase codes for MEEGAALLTDLYQLTMAEAYLDEELGDEAVFSLFTRRLPERRNYLLAAGLEDALHLLEHLRFGAEDLAWLASQGRFSDRLLGWLERFRFTGDVDAMPEGTPVFAGEPLLEVRAPLPEAQLVETYLLNQLHLQTLAASKAARVVEAAAGRPVMEFGLRRIHGTDAGMKVARAAYLAGVDSTSNVLAAKRYGIPAAGTMAHSYVQAHDDELTAFRAFTRVYPDATLLVDTYDTLHGVQHAIRLAREQGEAFRVRALRLDSGDLLALSRTARDMLDAAGLQRVRLYASGGLDEDAVARLVAGGAPIDSFGVGTAMGVSADAPSLDMAYKLVEYAGRERVKLSEGKVLLPGAKQVYRREEDGVTCGDVLTRRGDVVRGRPLLRPVMRAGKRLPGASPPLVAVRDYARREVARLPPEVRALAPARPPYPVKLGKELERARERQLEEWSPEP; via the coding sequence ATGGAGGAAGGCGCGGCGCTGCTGACGGACCTCTACCAGTTGACGATGGCGGAGGCGTACCTCGACGAGGAGCTCGGGGACGAGGCGGTGTTCAGCCTCTTCACGCGGCGCCTCCCGGAGCGGCGCAACTACCTGCTGGCGGCGGGGCTGGAGGACGCGCTGCACCTGCTGGAGCACCTGCGCTTCGGCGCGGAGGACCTGGCCTGGCTCGCGTCGCAGGGGCGCTTCTCGGACCGGCTGCTCGGCTGGCTGGAGCGCTTCCGCTTCACCGGGGACGTGGATGCGATGCCCGAAGGCACGCCCGTCTTCGCCGGCGAGCCGCTGCTGGAGGTACGCGCGCCGCTGCCGGAAGCGCAATTGGTGGAGACGTACCTCCTCAACCAGTTGCACCTCCAGACTCTCGCGGCCTCGAAGGCGGCGCGGGTGGTGGAGGCCGCGGCAGGGCGCCCGGTGATGGAGTTCGGCCTGCGGCGCATCCACGGCACGGACGCGGGGATGAAGGTGGCGCGCGCGGCGTACCTCGCGGGGGTGGACTCCACGTCCAACGTGCTGGCGGCGAAGCGGTACGGGATTCCGGCGGCGGGCACCATGGCGCACAGCTACGTGCAGGCGCACGACGATGAGCTGACGGCCTTCCGTGCCTTCACGCGCGTGTACCCGGACGCCACGCTGCTGGTGGACACCTACGACACGCTGCACGGCGTGCAGCACGCGATACGGCTGGCGCGCGAGCAGGGCGAGGCCTTCCGGGTGCGCGCGCTGCGGCTGGACTCGGGCGATTTGCTCGCGCTGTCCCGCACCGCGCGCGACATGCTGGACGCGGCGGGCCTGCAGCGGGTGCGGCTGTACGCGAGCGGTGGGCTGGACGAGGACGCGGTGGCGCGGCTGGTGGCCGGGGGCGCGCCGATAGACAGCTTCGGCGTGGGCACGGCCATGGGCGTGTCCGCGGACGCGCCCTCGCTGGACATGGCCTACAAGCTGGTGGAGTACGCGGGGCGCGAGCGGGTGAAGCTGTCCGAGGGCAAGGTGCTCCTGCCGGGAGCCAAGCAGGTGTACCGGCGGGAGGAGGACGGCGTGACGTGCGGGGACGTGCTCACGCGGCGCGGGGACGTGGTGCGCGGAAGGCCGCTGCTCCGGCCGGTGATGCGCGCGGGGAAGCGGCTGCCCGGGGCCTCCCCGCCGCTGGTGGCCGTGAGGGACTACGCGAGGCGCGAGGTGGCACGCCTCCCGCCCGAGGTCCGGGCACTGGCGCCCGCACGGCCGCCGTACCCGGTGAAGCTGGGCAAGGAGCTGGAGCGGGCGCGCGAGCGACAGCTGGAGGAGTGGTCCCCCGAGCCGTGA
- a CDS encoding 2-hydroxyacid dehydrogenase yields the protein MRLAVFDTHRYDRDALEKANARFGHSLTFFEARLTPQTARLADGFPAVCSFVNDKVDAATLAALQVGGVRLVAARSAGYNHVDLEAARRLGIRVTRVPEYSPHAVAEHAVALVLSLNRHIHRAFARVRDWNFSLDGLVGFDLAGKTVGIVGTGRIGRVAARIFHGFGCRVLCYDVQPDPAFERELGVRYVPLEELFSASDVISLHVPLTPGTRHLVDAAALARMKQGMLLINTGRGALIDSRALLEALKSGRIGGAGLDVYEEEEGIFFQDLSGQVLQDDVLARLLTFPNVLVTSHQAFLTHEALANIAESTLASVQAFERGEPLVNEVRAEQVIRPPTAER from the coding sequence ATGCGGCTGGCCGTCTTCGACACACACCGGTATGACCGCGACGCGCTGGAGAAGGCCAACGCGCGCTTCGGGCACTCGCTGACCTTCTTCGAGGCCCGGCTGACACCGCAGACGGCGCGGCTGGCGGATGGCTTCCCGGCGGTGTGCTCCTTCGTCAACGACAAGGTGGACGCGGCCACGCTGGCGGCGCTGCAGGTGGGCGGGGTGCGGCTCGTGGCCGCGCGCTCGGCCGGCTACAACCACGTGGACCTGGAGGCCGCGCGCCGGCTGGGCATCCGCGTGACGCGCGTGCCCGAGTACTCGCCGCACGCGGTGGCCGAGCACGCGGTGGCGCTGGTGCTCTCCCTCAACCGCCACATCCACCGCGCCTTCGCGCGCGTGCGCGACTGGAACTTCTCCCTCGATGGGCTGGTGGGCTTCGACCTCGCCGGGAAGACGGTGGGAATCGTCGGCACGGGCCGCATCGGCCGCGTGGCCGCCCGCATCTTCCACGGCTTCGGCTGCCGGGTGCTCTGCTACGACGTGCAGCCGGACCCCGCCTTCGAGCGGGAGCTGGGCGTGCGCTACGTCCCGCTGGAAGAGCTGTTCTCCGCCTCCGACGTCATCTCCCTCCACGTGCCGCTCACGCCGGGCACACGCCACCTGGTGGACGCGGCGGCGCTGGCGCGGATGAAGCAGGGCATGCTGCTCATCAACACCGGCCGCGGGGCGCTCATCGACAGCCGGGCCCTGCTCGAGGCGCTGAAGTCAGGCCGCATCGGCGGCGCCGGCCTGGACGTGTACGAGGAGGAGGAGGGCATCTTCTTCCAGGACCTCTCCGGCCAGGTGCTCCAGGACGATGTGCTGGCGCGGCTGCTCACCTTTCCCAACGTGCTCGTCACCTCGCACCAGGCCTTCCTCACCCACGAAGCGCTCGCGAACATCGCCGAGTCGACGCTGGCCAGCGTCCAGGCCTTCGAGCGCGGCGAGCCCCTGGTGAACGAGGTGCGCGCCGAGCAGGTGATTCGTCCGCCCACCGCCGAGCGGTGA
- a CDS encoding TIGR02996 domain-containing protein, producing the protein MSETLNDLLRRACEAFERHAEEEALVRLLEAWREARTEELATLVERLSKRLTQGLSPLECEPGSLTMRECRPLDLPRLLVSVREGAERGYAGSVRRSLLGLQQWPVDPRFTPVLLDIARMPISGDVGVPEVLFALLEQVGDPRALEPLRELRRELASGVARAARLDAILQRIPHPGPPLEASASSRCTELDEALTEREATEARNAPLRDALLARVYADPDDDAARMVLADHLLEQGDPLGEFITLQCLPRPEVARIEQLLEAHRARWEAPLGPYVVQGITRFERGFPAVVQLDRWWRELLPEPGPCWSTVREIDWAAAMFPDVPAWLSHPHLRHVTVLQRLDAELARGLGARGLGLRRLGLLGSVSRKCPDLFSRLAGLTHLKHVRVEDADAKDVALCATSPLASRLERFDAGNEGGWALTVRPERPMPVQATLEHEDSATALAEALHGALRFGARAGLHLRVEHDTEVSRRVLEAAAKGYERVEWS; encoded by the coding sequence GTGAGTGAGACCCTGAATGACCTTCTCCGACGCGCGTGCGAGGCGTTCGAGCGCCACGCGGAGGAGGAGGCCCTGGTGCGCCTGCTCGAGGCCTGGCGCGAGGCGCGTACCGAGGAACTGGCCACGCTGGTGGAGCGGCTGTCGAAGCGACTCACGCAGGGGCTGTCTCCGCTGGAGTGCGAGCCCGGCTCCCTGACGATGCGGGAGTGCCGGCCGTTGGATCTGCCCCGGCTGCTCGTCAGCGTGCGCGAGGGTGCAGAGCGGGGCTACGCCGGCTCCGTGCGCCGGTCGCTGCTGGGACTCCAGCAGTGGCCCGTGGATCCGCGCTTCACGCCCGTGCTGCTGGACATTGCCCGCATGCCCATCTCCGGCGACGTGGGTGTCCCCGAGGTGCTCTTCGCGCTGCTGGAGCAGGTGGGGGACCCTCGCGCGCTGGAGCCCCTGCGGGAGCTGCGCCGGGAGCTCGCTTCGGGCGTGGCGCGGGCCGCGCGGCTCGACGCCATCCTCCAGCGAATCCCCCATCCGGGCCCTCCGCTGGAGGCGAGCGCTTCCAGCCGGTGCACGGAGCTGGACGAGGCCCTCACCGAGCGTGAGGCCACGGAGGCCCGGAACGCGCCCCTGCGCGATGCGCTCCTGGCCCGCGTGTACGCGGACCCGGACGATGACGCCGCGCGCATGGTGCTGGCCGACCACCTGCTGGAGCAGGGTGACCCGCTGGGCGAGTTCATCACCCTGCAGTGCCTGCCCCGGCCCGAGGTAGCGCGCATCGAGCAACTGCTGGAGGCGCACCGGGCTCGGTGGGAGGCCCCGCTCGGCCCCTACGTGGTCCAGGGCATCACCCGCTTCGAGCGTGGCTTCCCGGCGGTCGTCCAGCTCGACAGGTGGTGGCGCGAGCTGCTGCCGGAGCCCGGGCCGTGCTGGTCCACGGTGCGCGAGATTGACTGGGCCGCCGCGATGTTCCCGGACGTGCCGGCCTGGCTCTCACACCCGCACCTGCGCCACGTGACGGTGCTGCAGCGCCTGGACGCGGAATTGGCGCGCGGGCTGGGCGCGCGCGGGCTGGGGCTGAGGAGGCTGGGCCTGCTGGGCTCCGTGTCTCGGAAGTGCCCCGACTTGTTCAGCCGGCTGGCCGGGCTGACCCATCTGAAGCACGTGCGCGTGGAGGACGCCGACGCGAAGGACGTGGCGCTGTGCGCGACGTCGCCGCTGGCCTCGCGGCTGGAGCGCTTCGACGCGGGGAACGAGGGCGGGTGGGCGCTCACCGTCAGGCCCGAGCGGCCCATGCCCGTCCAGGCGACGCTGGAGCACGAGGACAGCGCCACCGCGCTCGCGGAGGCACTTCACGGAGCGCTGCGCTTCGGCGCCCGGGCCGGGCTCCACCTGCGGGTGGAGCATGACACCGAGGTGTCACGGCGGGTGCTGGAGGCGGCGGCGAAAGGCTACGAGCGCGTAGAGTGGAGCTGA